One Fusobacterium nucleatum genomic window carries:
- a CDS encoding radical SAM protein, translated as MGIRYSKVEGKFQREIVLLKSFPCAYGKCSFCNYIEDNSNDEEEINRVNLEVLEEITGEFGVLEVINSGFVFEIPKKTLEKIREVVYEKDIKILYFEIFYSYLSRLDEIIDYFNEKKKVEIRFRTGIESFDNDFRRKVYNKNIFLDEKKIKELSEKIYSVCLLIATQGQTKEMIKKDIEIGLKYFKAITINVFIDNGTTVKRDVELVKWFVQDMKNLFNDDRIEILIDNKDLGVFEQ; from the coding sequence ATGGGAATTAGGTATAGTAAGGTAGAAGGAAAATTTCAAAGGGAAATAGTTCTCTTAAAGTCTTTTCCTTGTGCTTATGGGAAATGTAGTTTTTGTAATTACATAGAGGATAATTCAAATGATGAGGAAGAAATCAATAGAGTTAATTTAGAAGTCTTAGAGGAAATAACAGGAGAATTTGGTGTTTTAGAAGTCATAAATTCTGGTTTTGTCTTTGAAATTCCTAAGAAAACTTTGGAAAAAATTAGGGAAGTAGTTTATGAAAAGGATATAAAAATTTTGTATTTTGAGATTTTTTACTCATATCTTTCTCGTTTAGATGAAATTATTGACTATTTCAATGAAAAGAAAAAAGTTGAAATTAGGTTTAGAACAGGGATAGAAAGTTTTGATAATGACTTTAGAAGAAAAGTCTATAATAAAAATATTTTCTTAGATGAAAAGAAAATAAAGGAATTATCAGAAAAAATATATTCAGTATGTTTATTAATAGCAACTCAAGGGCAGACAAAAGAGATGATAAAAAAGGATATTGAAATTGGCTTAAAATATTTTAAAGCTATAACAATAAATGTTTTTATAGATAATGGAACAACTGTAAAAAGAGATGTTGAGCTTGTAAAATGGTTTGTACAAGATATGAAAAATCTTTTCAATGATGATAGAATTGAAATTTTAATAGATAATAAAGATTTGGGGGTTTTTGAACAATGA